aagtattattttaaaaataatatgtatttaagaattatttaagcatataaataactCAATAAATATGGGTTCAGGCtaattgttattttaaaCCATAGAAAAGGTGCTcagaatatattataaaataactcaatgatgtatatttataaattggTGTACataggaataaaaataaagttattGAACACATTAAAATGGATTATGAATTTATCTAtgttaaataaaagtaatgctaaaattatgtatatgcaaTTAAAAATGGAGCAATTCGccatattttgtaaatggcaaaatttttgaaaaagctatattatatattataagaaaccagtatataaacatttaacatatttaaaaaaatgattatttacAAGCTTTTAAGGattatagtaataatgGATTTCTTAATTGCTTCGATTTTTGTggtatttaaattttagaaaaagtTATACGAAAAAAGGAGATTCTATAGGCTTTCTTTGTTCAAATATCaataaaaggaaatatgatttaaatcctttataaaattatatccatttttgtaatatagTTATACCAAATGTTAGTAagaatatcattttttgtataaaatggACCATTATGTATATGGAAAAAGTGTATTAAGCAACCCTCTATTTAAggtaatttaaataattgccataaaatatgtataatattattttattattctatactaatttaattattggaaaattataatatatttaactaCAGACaggttttatatatatggttaATACATTTGCGTCAGACAGTTGGTGCAGTGTATATAAAACAGCATGATTCTACTCAATTTgtaaatcaaaaataaaatttcatcACAATGAATGAAGATATGgtatatgaattttttaataatgtattatatatagatattgttaaactttattttcatagcaccatttctaataattcctttaattgttttttttagtgTAAATTTTTCGAGGTTGTATGGACTGATTTTCCAGATACATTGGACGATGATGGAAACTATCAATTTAAAAGTGACGATACATATCAAACCTATTGTATTAATGAAACATGCAATAGTGATATCGATAAAATTAACGCTTGGTGTTTATGCTTGCTTAACTTAATTTTTGGGAGTTTTGAATCATTTACGGATCATGCAAAAagtaatatgaataatgtccaatatattttggcGTGGTtaagttatatattaacCCGAAAACCAAATGAAGAAATCAGCAgtctaaaaaaattttatgaaaaatatatagagaaCGGTGAGGAGTACGAAACGCCTATAGATGATGTTAGTGATTATTATAGTAGTTATAAGAATCttatagataaaaaaaatgattttatgaatatggatgttaattatatatctacattttatgaattatttaaaattttatgtagCATGTACaatgatattaataatgaCATGCCAGATTGCagcaaatattttacaaaagcTAAAGAATTTTCTGATAAATATCAAAATCttcttaataataataaagacaGTTCATATAGTCAAATATTGTCTACTTTATCAActgattatattaattttaaaagttaTTGTGATGAAAAATGTGGTGTTTGTAAAGAAATTCCATCCAATCTAGATGCAGTAACATCACAAAATTCTATGGGAAGCTCTGGATTAAGCCATGTGCAAGATAGGGAAGAAAATCCTGTAGTCATTTCTGAAGCTATATCATCAGGTTCGTCGGTATCAACCAAATTAATTTCAGTTTTATTGATATTTTCTGCAATACCACTTTTCTTGGGAATTGCTTATAAGGTAAATAATTaggaattaaaaatttattttcattaaatatatacaaacttTAACAAACACCATATGCTTcttaacattttatattagtattcattatttggaATTGATAAACTATTTCAAAGACAATATTTAAgagaaaaagtaaaaaaaataaagaagaaaatgaatcGTTATGTATGATTCGAAGAGTAGTATTATTCCAGgaatagtaataattattGATATATGCTAAGGCTGACTAtttggaaataaataatttttgacCATAATTTTGGAGCATAATTTTGGGGTTTAtaagaatttttaaataatataatcaataaaatataaagttacatatgtatatttattgcatttttgcatatttttatgttgtgGATCAGGGTTGAGGTTGTGTTTATGGAACCCATACTCGGGTTAGGGCTAagcattatattatatttaattttgtatgatttaataatatattaatttaagaaattattttaaatatgtataggaaaaatgataataattgcattttgtgttaatataaattaatggTAAATACGTTgaactatatattttttgtatttatcgTTAATTTGAGATTAACGGTTTATGGGACAATCGATAAAATATTGGAATCGATATAGACAGATGATCCCAATGTGTCGATTTTGTTATAGAATAGAtgttgttttaaatatttataatatttgataTGAGAAAGTGATGAAGAATGATAAGAATTtcaagaaaataaattgttaTGATTTCAACCAAAAGATATTTAAAACGATTTCCTCCCCAATACCGCCTGAATCATcttataaatgaaaaggtAATGGAGATACGAAAGAAGTTATTGAGTTTATGAGAAAATCggattattaaatatataaaaacatattcaGGATAATTCTGtgtcatttattaatttatttatttttattttttttgttttataaaagaaaaaatgattatatatatgataaatttaattaatgacTTTTATTTGGGgttcatattatatgagcctgattttaaaacttgatataaatagtataaatgataaataagtaaatttggttattactattattatatgtaacaaaaatcataattataatgtaaaaacatatttatataattataatccgaacaatatattataatatgtataaatatgatgttGTTAGAATGGTTTATTCAATTTTCAATTTaagatttatttatataattataagaataaaaacattattaGCATAATGAATgactaaaaaatattttttatataaaatcatttattatttaaaaacataatgaaataaaaaaaatatataaacaatagCCCTGTATGTTCTTGCTATATGCTACATACAATTGTTTTCTATAGATATTCAgtaaaaaatcatataaaaatataatgatattttctaacagagatatataaatttatgttttattgaATGAATAATAAGTCAATGATATACAATAGTGCATTATAAAGGTATCAACgttacatattttgttaaagaTACAGCTGGggatatgtatttttatattataaaaacctGGATAAATGACGAAAGGGTTaaatgtcttttttttattccataTTATCAGTGTTTgtaaataatcattttttttaatttaaaatagcattatttatcatataattttaataaattatttgaatgcATATACATTGATAACTATAACAATAGAATATATAAGATATAATGAGCAATAAAGATCATTTagcaaatatttatatattaaaagagaaaatatatcatatatttctcCTCTTAAAGTACAATATAACAACCTAATTGCACATaattttctattatattttaaaatttgcaTCAACACTTATTTGTGTTAtatgtttaatatttactaagtattattttaaaaataatatgcatttaaAAACTTATTTAAGCTTATAAATAGATCAATAAGCACATGTACAGTGCtaattattgttttaaacCGTATAAAAGATgctcaaaatatattataaaataaccAAATAAGGTATATTTCTAAATTGATGTACGtaggaataataataaagttaTTGAACACATTAAAATGGATTAT
This region of Plasmodium chabaudi chabaudi strain AS genome assembly, chromosome: 13 genomic DNA includes:
- a CDS encoding CIR protein, which codes for MNEDMCKFFEVVWTDFPDTLDDDGNYQFKSDDTYQTYCINETCNSDIDKINAWCLCLLNLIFGSFESFTDHAKSNMNNVQYILAWLSYILTRKPNEEISSLKKFYEKYIENGEEYETPIDDVSDYYSSYKNLIDKKNDFMNMDVNYISTFYELFKILCSMYNDINNDMPDCSKYFTKAKEFSDKYQNLLNNNKDSSYSQILSTLSTDYINFKSYCDEKCGVCKEIPSNLDAVTSQNSMGSSGLSHVQDREENPVVISEAISSGSSVSTKLISVLLIFSAIPLFLGIAYKYSLFGIDKLFQRQYLREKVKKIKKKMNRYV